One window of the Triticum dicoccoides isolate Atlit2015 ecotype Zavitan chromosome 3B, WEW_v2.0, whole genome shotgun sequence genome contains the following:
- the LOC119281565 gene encoding peroxidase 2-like produces MATKLAALVVLAAFLAGPAACEGASICFNGWLRLPTYNPWLCSRGSRTRSLPWQRGRSPSGLGLGHGYYDNRWSRSYCPRAEGIVRGAVRDAVAAYPGIGAGLIRLFFHDCFVRGCDASVLLTTTNSNNSDTEREGLPNKNSLRGFEVIDAAKAAIEAACPGKVSCADIVAFAARDASYFLSNRRINIRMPGGRYDGRESFANETDQLPGPFSNVTELQASFAAKGLTSDEMVTLSSAHTIGRARCMFFSSRFSEMDPAFAAKLRTQCNGNDDTNVNQDDVTPYVLDKQYYENVIDRKVLFTSDAVLNSTETMTQVRENANRAGAWERKFERAMENMGKIRIKNRADQGAEIRKVCSRVNN; encoded by the exons ATGGCGACTAAGCTCGCAGCGCTCGTCGTCTTGGCCGCGTTCCTCGCCGGGCCGGCGGCGTGCGAGGGCGCCAGCATTTGCTTCAACGGCTGGCTGAGGCTACCCACCTACAACCCGTGGCTCTGTTCTCGCGGCTCCAGGACGAGAAGCCTTCCGTGGCAGCGGGGGCGTTCTCCCTCGGGGTTAGGGCTCGGCCACGGCTACTACGACAACAGGTGGTCGAGGTCGTACTGCCCCAGAGCGGAAGGGATTGTGAGGGGTGCCGTGAGGGACGCCGTGGCCGCGTACCCTGGCATTGGTGCGGGGCTCATCCGTCTCttcttccacgactgcttcgtTCGG GGGTGCGATGCTTCCGTCCTCCTCACGACGACCAACTCCAATAACAGCGACACGGAGAGGGAAGGCCTTCCGAACAAGAACAGCCTGCGAGGGTTCGAGGTGATCGACGCGGCCAAGGCGGCGATCGAGGCCGCCTGCCCCGGCAAGGTCTCGTGCGCCGACATTGTCGCCTTCGCCGCCCGCGACGCGTCCTACTTCCTCAGCAACCGCAGGATCAACATCCGGATGCCGGGTGGCCGCTACGACGGGCGCGAGTCCTTCGCCAACGAGACCGACCAGCTGCCCGGGCCCTTCTCCAATGTCACGGAGCTCCAGGCGAGTTTCGCGGCCAAGGGGCTCACCTCAGACGAGATGGTCACGCTCTCCAGCGCGCACACAATCGGCCGTGCCCGCTGCATGTTCTTCTCCAGCCGCTTCTCTGAAATGGACCCGGCATTTGCCGCCAAGCTCAGGACCCAGTGCAACGGCAACGACGACACCAATGTGAACCAAGACGATGTGACCCCCTATGTCCTGGATAAGCAGTACTACGAGAACGTGATCGACAGGAAAGTGTTGTTCACCtcggacgccgtgctcaactcgacGGAAACGATGACGCAGGTGAGAGAAAACGCAAACAGGGCAGGAGCGTGGGAGAGGAAGTTTGAAAGAGCCATGGAGAATATGGGAAAAATCAGGATCAAGAACAGAGCCGACCAAGGCGCAGAGATCAGGAAAGTATGCTCAAGAGTCAACAACTAA